In Oncorhynchus mykiss isolate Arlee chromosome 19, USDA_OmykA_1.1, whole genome shotgun sequence, the sequence tgattttgacccccctttgtccagggacacattattccatttattcacatgtctgtggagcttgttcagtttatgtctcagttgctgaatcttgttatgtgcatacaaatatttacacatgctaagtttgctgaaaataaacgcagttgacagtgggaggacatttcattttttgctgagttggTTTATTTAACTTTAATTTTAGAAAAAAATACTTTTCCACTTTCGTTTTGGTCAAATGGCAACTACCCATATGTACAGAGAATGCCTACCCCatcaccctctttctccctctcatcccccttcACTCAGGTAGTCAAACAGAAGACGTATTCATCACAGACAGCCTGCCCTTTCTCCACTGCAGTGAGAGAGTATTTAGTTTAACCTCCAGGTTTACCCTATAGTCCCTCATGCAGTGCCAAGAGGAGACATTGCCGCAGTGGCAGCCAAGagctctaccacacacacacacacacacacacaccactccctcTTCCTCCTAGTCCAAGCCATCGGTGTGATGCGATGGCATGGACATTATGTCATGATGTAATTCTTGTCTCAGCAGCCCAGAAGATGATGCCGTTATGGCAGGAATGCCCAGTCATGACAAACTGACCATGTATTGACCCTGGGATAAACCCAGGCTTGGCATAACACACCTACAGTATGTCAATGCACAAAGGAAGGGTACTGACTGTACATAGTGAATGTTCAGGTAAAAGGTTAGAAGGTTCAATGTCAACATAGAGCTTTTGAATACCCTGGATCCAAACACTAACCTACATCAAGCTggactagcatcctgtccagaGGGTGTTCTTGTACgtcaagctgcctcatgctacagacACAGGAGCtggactagcgtcctgtccagagggtgtacttgtacatcaagctgcctcatgctactGAAACAGGAgctagactagtgtcctgtccagagggtgtacttgtacatcaagctgcctcatgctactGAAACAGGAgctagactagtgtcctgtccagagggtgtacttgtacatcaagctgcctcatgctacagacACAGGAGAtggactagcgtcctgtccagagGCTGTACtcgtacatcaagctgcctcatgctactGAAACAGGAGCTggactagcatcctgtccagagggtgtacttgtacatcaagctgcctcatgctactGAAACAGGAGCtggactagcgtcctgtccagagggtgtacttgtacatcaagctgcctcatgctactGAAACAGGAGGAGATAGCCAGAATGGCCCTAGGGGCTGGAGTCTCAGACAAGGCTTACTTATACAAGGCTTACTTAATTACTTTTGTATACTGTAAGTCAATAATCTATTCATTTCCACTGGCAGCATATTGTATTGTAGATCTCCTGACAGGCGTAGATTATCTTAGGCTATATTAGGATCATTTTTCCAGATGTAGTGTTTAACTCAAAACCATTATGCCCTTGACATTTCACTGTTTAGTTAGGTGAGTGTTTGACATCTTGTGATCAAAGAGTGGGGCATGAAATCACTTGAATATTTTCATTCACTAATGATGACAACAGGGATACCACCAACGGGTGTAGACTGCTGAACAGAGGTGTACAACTAGACAGAGGACacgcagctacacacacacacacacacacactgggttactGGCACACATTTTAACAAAACACATTCAATGCTGTATTTTAATTGAGCAAGTTTACTTAACCCAACCCATATCTGTTTCTACTCAGCTCTTTAGGACAACAGACCACCACACAGCCTCAGACTGAACTAACTGTCGGCTACATACACAGTGGCTCCAAGAAAGTGTCTTCTTTTCAAGACAAGCCATGATAGATGGACTTGAACCAAGTTACACAGTAATAAACACGCATTAGTGTTTAGTCCACGAACATTTATATTAGTTtggcactgaaaacaaaacatttcctgAAATGTTTTAGCAAATAACACGAGTTTTGTTTACAACTGAACGCCACAACAGCACGTTAGTCAAAAGGGCAAAACTTACCAGAGACTCCACGACAAGACAGAGGCCAGAGAAATGCCAAAGTCGTGCAATCCGTTCTCTGCACTATTCACCTGTGCAGACTATGGCGTCATTGTAACCTTTTTAACCTCCGCGCAATTCAGATGAAAACGcaggattatatatatattagttgGTGACGTCCTACAGTCATAAGAAAAAGTTGATTAAAACCGGGCATATTGAACTGAAAAGTTGGTGCAGCAGCCTCTTATGGTGGTGGTATGCGGTATGCTATGCTGCAGGCAGAGGTCATTTCTCAATCTCGGCTGCCATCTAGTGGGCAAATACAGTCCGTGTCAAATCAGCGCTATTGGTCAGAATACAGTATAGAGTTGACTGGATTACAGATAATACAAGCATGGCTTTccccataaaaataaaaaagtgaaaTAATAGAAACTATTCTATTGGAGAATTATCTTTGAATTGCAATTGAAGGGTTACAGGCTTAACCATCATACAAACATGTATATTTCATGGATCTAACCGTTGGAGAAATTGTGCATCTTTATCAGATTATTGGAATAGGTAGAAATGCTCTCTAGTCATTGGCACACATTCTTATCTTGTGAACCACTCAAACTTTCAAATATATACCTAATCTAATCATACAATTTCCCCAATTCCTCCAAAATTCCAACCGATCACAGGCTAAATGGCATAATAGGTTGAAGTTTCATGTAATAACTTTGTTTCTGAGCAGGTTTACATTCCAATAACATTTTCTGTAACACATACTGGGTGTGGGTgggctccaggcataagcgacataaaCCGTAGGGCCCCGGCCGCTAGTGCCCTCCTCCTccgacaaaaacaaataaacaataatTAGGAACTCAATTTACTGTTGAGTTATAACAGTGGAATACACTGTTGTGCTGCAGCAGGTTTTCTCCTGTTAAGTCGGTCATTGAaagtcccgagtggcgcagcggttctCAGTGCGAGCAGCGTCATCACagatcctggtttgattccaggctgtatcacaaccggccgtgattgggagtcccataggacggcgcacaattggcccagcgtcgtccgggtgtGGCCGTGGTAgaccgttattgtaaataagaatttgttcttaactaacttgcctagttacataaaagTATTTTTAAAAACTGACAGTCGTTCAAATTAGCCATGTCAGCGAgcaatttttagattggtaaattagtctagccagctatctgaATTTGTAGTACTCATGGCCGACTCTGGGTGTGACTTCTTCCACTTCCACATGAAAACATGTATTTCTCCCACAATGTCTGAAAGCACATAAACAATCAACCTGAAAGCAGAAGCAGGTCATGGccaaacacacatgtacacacctacacacacaggctAATATTAGAGTAACCTAACTATAAAGATTAACGAGGCTAAACGGCAAAATACACTCATACATTTAAACTGGGCCATGCGtctcaaaatgtaaatgtattcttTAGAAgactttatttgtattttttttaatcgcCCTGGGATATGAGCTGATCGCCTTCCGAAgtttacatttaaaatggttaggaTTTAGGGTAGGAACGTCCCAAAGATCTCGTATAGCACTGGTCGTTGCCTGAGCTCTACCGGCTCATCGCTCAGTGATGTGCGCAGGCGCCGTTGGGAGGTAATGGCCGTGTTCGAGAGGATCAAAGTCGCaatgtatcatgggtaaattTTGACTGAATGATCTACAATTAGTAGGGGAGTCATTATTTATGATGGAACGTGATTTGTAGATAGTTCAATCCGCAGTCATTTGATGCTCTCGAATACGGCCAATACTTGCCAATAAGATCCGTGTTGTTGTGTTTCCACtagatagcacagccacaaagttatgtcgtaaaaatgtatgaaaacaaaaatgagaaTTTTGGTCTTCattcaaggttagggttaggtataatGTTAGCAGCGTGGTTAAAGTTACGGTTAAGGTCAAGTTTAAAATtaaattttaagaagataaattgtagaaataggcggggtttatgagTTTGTGGCTGGGGTAACTAGTAACGACCGTGTTGTCATAATCACCCATCCGTACCTGAGTGGGTGCAGGGTGATTCTCCTATTGTACAGAATAGGATAGGGGGAACCATGGCATACTTGCGAGGCGCCCCATCTAATATCCAGCGCACAGAGGATATGAATTCTGCGCGATTTTTGTGCTGAGCCAAGATCCTCAATTTTAAAACACAAAACCAGGACCTCGGATTATTTCTACACGCACCATTTTGATCGAAGAGGTCCATGATGGAGCACATCAGAACGCCAAAGGTAAACCAACCCTATATTTTAATTTCCATCCTATTCTTTGAGTTTAGTTAATCCTGTTCCTAAATGAAACCGCATTTCAGTTGCGTCTTCTAAAGATGTGACAACGTTGCTGATTGTGCCATCCCCTTTCTCATGTATCCAACATTCAGGGTTCCTGAAAATATAACAATTATACTCTCCGCAATGTATTTTCCTGGTTAAACCGTTGCAAAAATGAACACTCAAAAACATAGCTCATATGATGGCATGCCTGTAAATCTTAACATTAGAATTTGCACAATCCGTTTCATTCTTGTCCTGGCTTCTTGATGTTTATTCTAGTCTGCGGCGGGCATTTCTCCGCTGTGGATTCTAGCATAAAGGCAATAGGCCTCAATAAGGACACATTGTTACAGAATTCTGCGGTAGGTTACTTCTATTAAACAGTTATAACATTCCAGAATCTCAGACAGTCCTATCTACAACGACAACATGTGTAAACATTGAGTTCTATAATAACCTTGTTTTTATGAGAAGATATGCCTCCACCAATACAGTCAATCACACACATTCAGTACattgtagcctatagatatgatTACATTCCGTTTTGACCCCAtttatacttgtgtgtgtgtgtgtgtgtgtgtgtgtgtgtgtgtgtgtgtgtgtgtgtgtgtgtgtgtctgtggcccTATAGGTGGAGAATGTCCGCCTGATTGACCGTACGGCCCCTAGGAAAGCCATGGTGGGGACGCTGTACCTCTCCGCCACACACACCATCTTCGTGGAGAACAACccagagacacgcagagagactTGGGTAGGAGCTAGGAAGTGATACCAGTTGTTTCAACAGACCCCATTCTGACACGAGACCTATCACAAGTCGTCTGGCCTGACACTGTTCTGACACAACTCCTCCTATCTACCCTGTGTGTGGCTTCCTTCCTGCCTTCTCAGAAAGATAGTATTGATTTGCTCCGGCACTTTGGAGACTCACCTCAAGTCAATGGACCTCATCCAATACATTTCCTCTTTAATGGATATCTCCTTCATACACATGATGTGAGATTTGTCGGTGTATTTAGGCCTTCTGAAGTGAACAGGAGTGGAACCCTTTTCTCAGGGCCGGATTCCAGAACAGGCACAGATGGTTGGGGCCCCCCTGGAGGTCGTGGGCCCCCAGATAGCATATGATAGCAATATTTGTTAAATTACGGGAAATCCGCTTTAAAATCTTCTAAATTGTCTCTCAGCCTCATGAAAAACTATAATGTGAACAAAAGCATGATGAGCTATAAAATAGCAAATTTTCTTCCCAGCCCCATACCAACAaagtgtagaaatgcaggaaattggctttaaaactgcaacgtgTTCTCTTATCCCCATAAAAACTATAGTTTAGTAAAAATGTAATTTGTCAGTTATTAAATGCATTGCTTATCATAACACTAAACTAATACTTATGTAGTAATGTCTGCTGTCCATTATTGACAGACGACTGCTGCGGGTGAGTAATCTGAgtgaaaagtaaaaaataaaagcttGCCTACCCTTCCACTTCCAGAATTGTTATATTTTCAACTTAGCAATAGATGCCACTGTGACAGCCGGCTCCCTTACCattggtaagggttagggttagcatatCTGAGGGATCTGGATAGGTATCAGCAGTATAGTGGTAGAGCTTCCACCATATTGCCATCCCCTTACAGATCTGCAAACGTCAAAGGGTTAGTTGTTGCCAAGGGGAGGGGAGTGAATTGGGACCGTCTGTGAGAGTTCTCGGTTGTCATTGACAGGTGCTCCACAGCATGGTGGCCAGTGTGGAGCGGCCGCCCACCACCCCTTCAGGAAGCCACCTGGTCGTCCACACTAAGAACTTCCAGGTGGTTCAGCTGCTCATCCCCCAGGAGAGGGACGCCATGGATGTCCAGGCCTCGCTTGCACGCCTCTCTCGCCCAGGTGAGAGAGACTATCACCTTTCAGAACCCATTCACCTGGGTCCTGTTCAGTAGGGACACAACTCTTTGAACTGGAATGGAACAATGAGGTACTGCCAGGAATATACCACCTGGCCACTGCTGGTTTGCCTCTGAAGTTAAgtagggttggtcctggatgggagaccagatgctgctagaAGTTgtattggagggccagtaggaggcacttttTCCtctggtaaaaaataataatatatatatatacagtgccttgcgaaattattcggcccccttgaactttgcgaccttttgccacatttcaggcttcaaacataaagatataaaactgtatttttttgtgaagaatcaacaacaaatgggacacaatcatgaagtggaacgacatttattggatatttcaaacttttttaacaaatcaaaaactgaaaaattgggcgtgcaaaattattcagcccctttactttcagtgcagcaaactctctccagaagttcagtgaggatctctgaatgatccaatgttgacctaaatgactaatgatgataaatacaatccacctgtgtgtaatcaagtctccgtataaatgcacctgcactgtgatagtctcagaggtccgttaaaagcgcagagagcatcatgaagaacaaggaacacaccaggcaggtccgagatactgttgtgaagaagtttaaagccggatttggatacaaaaagatttcccaagctttaaacatcccaaggagcactgtgcaagtgataatattgaaatggaaggagtatcagaccactgcaaatctaccaagacctggccatccctctaaacttacagctcatacaaggagaagactgatcagagatgcagccaagaggcccatgatcactctggatgaactgcagagatctacagctgaggtgggagactctgtccataggacaacaatcagtcgtatattgcacaaatctggcctttatggaagagtggcaagaagaaagccatttcttaaagatatccataaaaagtgtttaaagtttgccacaagccacctgggagacacaccaaacatgtggaagaaggtgctctggtcagatgaaaccaaaattgaactttttggcaacaatgcaaaacgttatgtttggcgtaaaagcaacacagctcatcaccctgaacacaccatccccactttcaaacatggtggtggcagcatcatggttgcttttcttcaacagggacagggaagatggttaaaattgatgggaagatggatggagccaaatacaggaccattctggaagaaaacctgatggagtctgcaaaagacctgagactgggacggagatttgtcttccaacaagacaatgatccaaacataaagcaaaatctacaatggaatggttcaaaaataaacatatccaggtgttagaatggccaagtcaaagtccagacctgaatccaatcgagaatctgtggaaagaactgaaaactgctgttcacaaatgctctccatccaacctcactgagctcgagctgttttgcaaggaggaatgggaaaaaatgtcagtctctcgatgtgcaaaactgatagacataccccaagcgacttacagctgtaatcgcagcaaaaggtggcgctacaaagtattaacttaagggggctgaataattttgcacgcacaatttttcagtttttgatttgttaaaaaagtttgaaatatccaataaatgttgttccacttcatgattgtgttccacttgttgttgattcttcacaaaaaaatacagttttatatctttatgtttgaagcctgaaatgtggcaaaaggtcgcaaagttcaatggggccgaatactttcgcaaggcactgtatatggtagGAGGCACTTTTTTCTCTGGTAAAAAATTAATATATAGTAGGAGGCACTCTATTGTGTTATCATACGATAAGTCATATTGTGTCGTGGTTACATGAATCTGAATCATTTATTGTGTAGTGGTTAAATTAATCTGAATCATTTATTGTGTAGTGGTTAAATGAATCTGAATCATTTATTGTGTAGTGGTTAAATGAATATGAATCATCGTATGATCCTTTGATAGACTGTTGTATTGTTTCTCTGTTGTCCACAAGAGATTTACTGTGAGCTCTACTGCTTGTCCTTCAATATGATCCCAAAATGATTTTAGCTGATTTTAACATGATTCATGATCAAATATGATCATTTGTTTCTATCTGTTTTGCCCAGAGAAATATAGCGAGCTCTACTGCTTGTCCATCAATCCCAATGCTaacaaggaggagagggaggaatccTGGAGTTTCCTAGACCTGCAGGCGGACTACAGACGCATGGGCGTGCCCAACAACCTCTGGGTCAGCACGCCAGCCAACAGCGAGTACAGGGTTAGTAGTATTACAGTCCTCCTCTGATTTTAACCACTATAGTCCTAATCAGATATTGAGTACAGGGTTAGTACAGTCCTCTTCCGATTTTAACCACTATAGTCTTAATCAGATAGTGAGCACAGGGTTAGTACAGTCCTCTTCTGATTTAAACCACTAAAGTCCTAATCAGATGGTTAGTACAGGGTTAGTACAGTCCTCTTCTGATTTTAACCACTATAGTCCTAATCAGATAGTGAGCACAGGGTTagtccagtcctcttctgattTTAACCACTATAGTAATAATCAGATAGTGAGCACAGGGTTAGTCCAGTCCTCCTCTGATTTGAACCACTATAGTCCTAATCAGATAGTGAGTACAGGGTTAGTCCTCCTCTGATTTGAACCACTATAGTCCTAATCAGATAGTGAGTAGAGGGTTAGTACAGTCCTCTGTTGATTTTTCTGGTTTTGATAGAGTATTGAGTTAGTTATAGTCCTGATCTGATGTTGAGTACTGGGTTTGTTCAGTCTGGGTCTGATATTGACTATTGGGTTAGTAGCAGGGGTTGGAACTGAAATAATTTTCCAATCatttcgttctgaacagaataCAAAAAAAATTGTTTCATTCCACTGTTCCggccagcaaaataaagttctgaaccggttccaaGCCAAACAAAGAACCAGTTTATATCGTTCCTTTGTGTTCCTTTTTTAACCTGTGAAATTAACAGTTTAGCTCACAGTTAGCTCATAAAATTACTTCGCCAATCAGTGTGGATAGAGCAggcaagctagttgtttacatgcATGATGGGAGTGACAAGTGTAGCTTATGGCGCAATATGCTACTGAAGTTttgtgggtggggagagagagagagagggggttgaggaggaggaggcttgAAGCGAATTAATGACTTGCATTATCTGAATTATCCACATAATTATACCTAGGAGGAgcagcttctatggaggaactttgaatgttctttgagctagctaacaagcttgtgtgtgcagtgCGGCACCAGAATTATAAACATCTTACTATGTTGCAGTTAATAAATCCAACGTGACACGTGATAACTAGCCTTAAATTATCAGCATTGAAAAAGTTCATCCATTCTTCTCTAGCCAATTAaaaatctctctccccatcttctgaATCAAGCTTGCAACGTCaatacagtagcctatgctttgTAGGGTGGAGTTAGCCAAACAAGCACACGCACAGGCAAATATTTTCAGtttgcaggcagacactggacTACGTTTGAGTGACAGAGTAAGGGCTTTACATAGGCGTTTTGTTGTGGGACTAGATAGAAAAAAATGCCTGGAAACGTAAAAGAACGTTATTAAccggttctgttccggaacagttGGGTTCATTTTTGTTCTAGGTTCCGTTTCTGTTCCTTGACATTTTTTGCTCTTTTTCGGTTTTCTGTTCTGTGAACCGGTTCCAACCACTGGTTAGTAGTATAGTCCTCCTCTTCTAAagactttctctctctgcctgcagGTGTGTGATACGTACCCTTCAGAGCTGTTTGTGCCAAAGTCGGCCACACCTCCAGTCATCGTGGGGAGCTCTAAGTTCCGGAGCCGAGGGCGTTTACCTGTCCTGACGTACTTCCACCAGGATACCCTAGTGAGTGGATGGGGCATACTATCTGGGTCAATGGTGTGGGTTGACTCTGGAGAACAGTTGTTTTATGTTTGTTTCATTTAGGTGATTCGTCATGTTTAATTCTTATACCTGAACCAGTCACGGGTCGGAATattgtgtgttttctgtttaaaaatgtcaaatgtcaaaTGACTTTCATGACTGTTTAAATGGGGCGGCAggatacctagtggttagagcgttggactagtaaccggaaggttgcaagttcaaatgcccctgaacaaggcagttaacccactgttcctaggccgtcattgaaaataagaatttgttcttaactgacttgcctagttaaataaaggtaaaaaaataatttttaaaatttttaaaaaatgtgggcTTTCGCTTGAGCTGGATGTCATCACCAGTCACTTCAGCCTCTGACCCCTTCTTCTCCCAGGCTGCTATCTGCCGCTGTAGTCAGCCCCTGTCCGGCTTCAGCGCTCGCTCCCAGGAGGATGAACAAATGCTGGAGGCCATCATGAAGTCCAACCCAGGCAGTGACTACATCTACGTGGTGGACACCAGGCcaaaggtcagaggtcaccatAGATAGACCCTTGGGTCAGGAAGTGTTGATATACTGTAACCTAGAGGtcaagagcgttgggccagtaaccgaaaggccaCTGGTGCGAATCcacgagccaactaggtgaaaagtctgttgatgtgcccttgagcgagAAACTTAACCCTAAtggctcctgtaagtcgctctggataagagcgtctgttaaTAGACTAAAATGTAACATGTAATGATGTCGTCAACAGTACGTATTTGACTGTATTGTGTTCTAATGATGATCATCTCTCTCCAGTTGAATGCGATGGCCAACCGGGCGGCTGGAAAAGGCTATGAGAACGAGGACCACTACGCCAACATCAAACTGCAGTTCATCGGCATCGAGAACATCCACGTGATGAGGAACAGCCAGCAGAAGATCATTGACGGTAATGAGTTCCTCTTTCCCTTCCAACCACGGCCGATGTTCTACTGATCAGTCAGTATTCCTACTCAGTTCACGCACATAGTTGTCAGGTTCATGCATTCCTTTGGGTTGGCTTGTGAATGTCCCacattgtatgtgtgtatgcatgactGACCTCTCTTCCTGTGTTGACCCTATAGTGGGTGAGCTCAAGACTCCCTCCATGGGCGACTTCCTGTGGGGGCTGGAGAGCTCCGGTTGGCTGAAGCACATCAAAGCCGTGCTGGACGCAGGCGTCTTCATCGCCAAGGTGATACACACTGGGCAGGGcacgtgagcacacacacacacacacaatgggtaTACATTTCAATAATGTCATACTGCGATGTGTGTGTAGGCGGTTGCGGAGGAGGGTATCAGTGTGGTGGTCCACTGTTCGGACGGTTGGGACAGGACGGCCCAGGCCTgctctgtagccagtgttctccTGGAGCCTTACTACAGGACTATGAAGGGACTCATGGTAAGGCTTTAGCTTCCGTTCATCACACACTATCTACAGTCTACGTCATGGCACGTACAGACCCTCTTCTACTGTGATCCAATCCAGAGATCTAGTTAGCACACGTGGGGCCAGTTGTCCGGACCGCGGCGTCTCCATGAAGTATGTGTTTAGTCCCTGACTAGACatggtctgggaaactggcccgtCGGGTGCAAGAAAGACTTCATCTCTTCTTCCTGTCTTTTATCTTTTAGCTGCTAATCGAGAGGGACTGGGTGTCG encodes:
- the LOC110497294 gene encoding myotubularin-related protein 7 isoform X2; the encoded protein is MMEHIRTPKVENVRLIDRTAPRKAMVGTLYLSATHTIFVENNPETRRETWVLHSMVASVERPPTTPSGSHLVVHTKNFQVVQLLIPQERDAMDVQASLARLSRPEKYSELYCLSINPNANKEEREESWSFLDLQADYRRMGVPNNLWVSTPANSEYRVCDTYPSELFVPKSATPPVIVGSSKFRSRGRLPVLTYFHQDTLAAICRCSQPLSGFSARSQEDEQMLEAIMKSNPGSDYIYVVDTRPKLNAMANRAAGKGYENEDHYANIKLQFIGIENIHVMRNSQQKIIDVGELKTPSMGDFLWGLESSGWLKHIKAVLDAGVFIAKAVAEEGISVVVHCSDGWDRTAQACSVASVLLEPYYRTMKGLMLLIERDWVSFGHKFSHRYNHLEGDPKEVSPVIDQFLECVWQLSEQFPCAFEFNERFLVQLHRHVYSCQYGNFLGNSQKERRDMGLRERTHSLWPQLWKDRAQYANPLYRADHTQTQGMLRPNTTPYCFKMWKGMYNRVEKSSPPRQTPTDLLTAVREETQQLEEELTNHQEVAPGGTAQPGTKQEDCSPDKSGSN
- the LOC110497294 gene encoding myotubularin-related protein 7 isoform X1 is translated as MMEHIRTPKVENVRLIDRTAPRKAMVGTLYLSATHTIFVENNPETRRETWVLHSMVASVERPPTTPSGSHLVVHTKNFQVVQLLIPQERDAMDVQASLARLSRPEKYSELYCLSINPNANKEEREESWSFLDLQADYRRMGVPNNLWVSTPANSEYRVCDTYPSELFVPKSATPPVIVGSSKFRSRGRLPVLTYFHQDTLAAICRCSQPLSGFSARSQEDEQMLEAIMKSNPGSDYIYVVDTRPKLNAMANRAAGKGYENEDHYANIKLQFIGIENIHVMRNSQQKIIDVGELKTPSMGDFLWGLESSGWLKHIKAVLDAGVFIAKAVAEEGISVVVHCSDGWDRTAQACSVASVLLEPYYRTMKGLMLLIERDWVSFGHKFSHRYNHLEGDPKEVSPVIDQFLECVWQLSEQFPCAFEFNERFLVQLHRHVYSCQYGNFLGNSQKERRDMGLRERTHSLWPQLWKDRAQYANPLYRADHTQTQGMLRPNTTPYCFKMWKGMYNRVEKSSPPRQTPTDLLTAVREETQQLEEELTNHQERIAALTKVDQTKGNAGQRKINKVCEEECRLAHPTGDGPFTSPPQGYSPSQGGPPGSAMTLPLGPPKGPGPDPDDLSSACSDMESGVADLSSRSSSGGDDNQDPDEAVYCTA